The region TCCCGGAAAGCACCGAAACAGCACCGAATTCGCCCATCGCTCGGGCTGTGCAGAGAATCACACCGTAGAGCAGCGCCCAGCGAATGTTCGGGATCGTCACCAGCCAGAACATTTGCCAGCCGGATGCCCCCAACGTGATCGCTGCCAGTTCTTCATCCGGGCCAATGGCTTCCATCACCGGGATCAATTCACGCGCGATAAAGGGTAAGGTCACAAACGTTGTCGCCAGAATCAGCCCCGGGGTCGAAAACACAATCTCGATCCCCCACTCTTCCAGAGTGCTGCCAAAAAAACCTTGCCGGCCAAACAGCAGCATGAACATCAGGCCCACGGCGACTGGCGAAATTGCAAATGGCAGATCCACCATCGAAATCAATAGTGTCCGGCCCGGAAATTGAAACCTGGCCACAGCCCATGCCAACGCCACACCAAAGAAGATGTTGATCGTTACCGAAATCGAGCTGACCACAAATGTCATCCACATCGCATGCAGCGAATCGGGATCGACCAGTGCTTTCTGCACGAAGGCATTCCACCCGGCAGAAAGGGCAATCGAGAAGACCTGCAGCAGCGGCACAATAATCAGCACCACAACAATCAGGTACACAATCCCGATCAGCAGCCATTTCAACCAGGCGGGTTCTCGTGAGCGGCTGAAGCCGCGGCGGGCGGGTTCAGTCATAGCGGCGGTTCCAGCGTTCGAGTCCGTTAATGATCACCAGCAGGATCAGTGAGATCACAATCAGCACAACGGCAACAGCCGTCGCTTCGGCATACGCATATTCTTCCAACCGGGAAACAATCAGATA is a window of Planctopirus limnophila DSM 3776 DNA encoding:
- the cysW gene encoding sulfate ABC transporter permease subunit CysW; protein product: MTEPARRGFSRSREPAWLKWLLIGIVYLIVVVLIIVPLLQVFSIALSAGWNAFVQKALVDPDSLHAMWMTFVVSSISVTINIFFGVALAWAVARFQFPGRTLLISMVDLPFAISPVAVGLMFMLLFGRQGFFGSTLEEWGIEIVFSTPGLILATTFVTLPFIARELIPVMEAIGPDEELAAITLGASGWQMFWLVTIPNIRWALLYGVILCTARAMGEFGAVSVLSGKIAGSTETMPLRVDKLFHEHDEPGAFAVASILTLFALMTLIAKAALEHWVLASIKKPDADEL